A section of the Anabaena cylindrica PCC 7122 genome encodes:
- a CDS encoding SET domain-containing protein-lysine N-methyltransferase gives MLCIKTEVKKSNIPNAGKGLFSLDFAPKGSVIFLPITGSTIDRVILEEPYREELKKSDNFPLNAGMRWGGHYFLCCSQNPDKADYINHANNPNLLSCLGFFFALHDIHCGDELTLDYKYLELAEEASLQINEQEKIIGLSAKEALLQSAKELINLLNEVEDIHCFDLPGKPD, from the coding sequence GTGTTATGCATTAAAACAGAAGTTAAAAAATCTAATATTCCCAATGCAGGAAAAGGATTATTTAGCTTAGATTTTGCTCCCAAAGGAAGTGTGATTTTCCTTCCCATAACTGGTTCTACTATCGACAGAGTTATTCTGGAAGAACCGTATCGAGAAGAGTTGAAAAAAAGTGATAACTTCCCTCTAAATGCTGGAATGAGATGGGGTGGTCATTACTTTTTATGCTGTAGTCAAAACCCAGACAAAGCAGATTATATTAATCATGCCAATAATCCTAACCTTTTGTCATGTCTTGGTTTCTTTTTTGCTCTGCATGATATCCATTGTGGAGATGAATTAACCTTAGATTACAAGTACTTGGAATTAGCAGAAGAAGCATCACTACAAATTAATGAGCAAGAGAAAATTATTGGTTTATCTGCTAAAGAAGCCTTATTACAGTCAGCTAAAGAATTAATCAATCTTTTAAATGAAGTTGAAGATATTCATTGTTTTGATTTACCTGGCAAACCAGATTAA
- a CDS encoding aminotransferase class I/II-fold pyridoxal phosphate-dependent enzyme yields MEPKASDMDGKLSTYQMITSHYPDIKVRLHTPAHQGVRGVSEYFDDRIYAYDLPFFNRDKFDNVENYISGLYKTKRTFFLTGGATQGILIACAILARRHQKIAIGLNSHLSIINGFILSGIEPFFIPSRSLMPTDAEVIQALETRAGEVTALFLTHPSYDGITTDLGKIAKYCRSQNIEFIIDEAHGTHFPFLEEEKLSALSQESDLVVHSLHKFVGSLVQTALLHLPETSTITEAEVLTALSLLETTSRSNLLLLSIEEAIRLAFGDERKSIFQKAARNCDNLRCLLDSWGNALTYDSQVSDPLKIFLYSDRTTGEEIGKLLFERSVDYEYLNQKGVLLIFSFQNTDDDFVYVAQVLADVYKTLAAKEERQFFDDRLLVRTPVMGCLPREAFLAQQRKTLYLEEAKGMVSCNSIKIIPPCVPVLIPGEKISDWHLKMLKPDTLVEVMI; encoded by the coding sequence ATGGAACCTAAAGCAAGCGATATGGATGGCAAATTGTCTACTTATCAGATGATTACATCTCATTACCCAGATATAAAAGTTAGACTCCACACTCCTGCACATCAAGGGGTTAGAGGAGTATCTGAATATTTTGACGATCGCATCTACGCTTATGATTTGCCTTTCTTTAACCGTGACAAGTTTGACAATGTAGAAAACTATATTTCTGGATTATATAAAACTAAGCGTACCTTTTTCCTGACTGGAGGAGCCACCCAAGGGATTTTAATTGCTTGTGCAATTCTAGCAAGAAGACACCAAAAAATTGCCATTGGTCTCAATAGTCATCTGTCAATCATTAATGGATTTATTCTTTCTGGAATAGAACCATTCTTTATTCCATCACGTTCGTTAATGCCAACAGATGCAGAAGTTATTCAAGCATTAGAAACAAGGGCAGGAGAAGTTACTGCACTTTTTTTAACACATCCCAGCTATGATGGCATCACGACTGACTTGGGGAAAATTGCAAAATACTGTCGTAGTCAAAATATTGAGTTCATCATCGACGAAGCACATGGTACTCATTTTCCTTTTTTAGAGGAGGAGAAGTTATCAGCGCTGTCTCAAGAATCTGATTTGGTTGTGCATAGCCTTCACAAGTTTGTGGGTAGTTTGGTGCAAACAGCCTTACTTCATTTACCTGAAACTTCAACAATCACGGAAGCAGAAGTACTTACAGCCCTGTCGCTGTTGGAAACAACATCTCGGAGTAACTTGTTGCTATTGAGTATAGAAGAAGCTATTCGGCTCGCTTTTGGAGATGAAAGAAAATCTATTTTCCAAAAAGCTGCCCGCAATTGTGATAACTTACGATGTCTGCTGGATAGTTGGGGAAATGCCTTAACCTATGATTCCCAGGTTAGTGATCCTCTCAAAATATTTCTTTATAGCGATCGCACTACGGGTGAAGAAATTGGTAAACTTTTGTTTGAACGTAGCGTTGACTATGAATACTTAAATCAAAAAGGGGTATTACTAATTTTCTCATTTCAAAATACTGATGATGATTTTGTCTATGTAGCCCAAGTCCTTGCAGACGTTTACAAAACTCTTGCTGCTAAAGAAGAAAGACAGTTTTTTGATGATCGTCTTTTGGTTCGCACTCCGGTTATGGGTTGTTTACCAAGAGAGGCTTTTTTGGCACAGCAACGAAAGACACTTTATCTAGAAGAAGCAAAGGGAATGGTTAGCTGCAACAGCATCAAAATAATTCCTCCATGCGTTCCTGTCTTAATACCCGGTGAGAAAATATCTGACTGGCATCTGAAGATGCTAAAACCAGATACTTTAGTTGAGGTAATGATTTAG
- a CDS encoding DUF3326 domain-containing protein, whose translation MVETVSQVITKDFEIECSPKQLTWSEIAHRIGELGLPGTPIRLILTAVRENKLVFESSFLETDRKPVWPSLLNIRPRQISSAKPFVAVSIIPTGVRAEIGGFAGDATPSVNLLAKACDYLVVNPNSVTASDLYYASDNVLYLEGNLICHLLLGHTTLIPETRTKIGVIIEKTQEKFLNNILNALNALRTVGGINIDPVVVTGGQVSTKCTYSPYGHASGEFEGIDELMKALDIVAQTDTNAVAFSTTLLVEDEVRQQYYNKESIPNPWGGAEAILTHMTTNFYPFTAAHSPLLLDEAHTMFGTLGDPRDGAELISSSFLCSTLKGLTRSPRLAKFDTSLPSGCQGISVENVSAVVMPESSVGNIPFFASLEQNIPVILVRDNYTQYEVTPSILGIDHEQRKIYYVNSYMEASGLLLALRHGIAPEATTRPMPPIEPIFL comes from the coding sequence GTGGTTGAAACTGTGTCCCAAGTTATTACCAAAGATTTTGAAATCGAATGTTCTCCTAAGCAACTAACTTGGAGTGAAATTGCTCATCGAATTGGAGAGCTAGGACTACCAGGAACACCAATCAGGTTGATATTAACGGCAGTTCGAGAAAATAAGTTAGTATTTGAAAGCAGTTTTTTGGAAACAGATAGAAAACCTGTCTGGCCTTCCTTATTAAATATTCGTCCTCGTCAAATATCTTCAGCTAAACCTTTTGTCGCTGTCAGCATTATCCCCACAGGAGTCCGGGCAGAAATAGGAGGTTTTGCTGGTGATGCTACCCCAAGTGTGAATCTTTTAGCCAAAGCTTGTGATTATTTAGTTGTTAATCCCAATTCGGTTACAGCTTCTGACCTCTATTACGCTAGTGACAATGTTCTTTACCTAGAAGGAAATTTAATTTGCCATCTTTTGTTGGGACATACCACTCTAATTCCAGAAACTCGCACCAAAATTGGTGTGATTATTGAGAAAACCCAAGAGAAATTTTTGAACAATATTCTTAATGCTCTCAATGCTTTGAGAACTGTTGGAGGAATCAATATTGATCCTGTAGTAGTAACAGGTGGACAAGTAAGCACCAAATGTACTTATTCCCCCTATGGTCATGCCTCTGGAGAATTTGAGGGCATTGACGAGTTGATGAAAGCCTTAGATATTGTTGCTCAGACAGACACCAATGCTGTTGCTTTTTCCACCACTCTCTTAGTTGAGGATGAAGTTCGACAGCAGTATTACAACAAAGAATCTATACCAAATCCTTGGGGAGGAGCAGAGGCAATTCTTACCCACATGACGACGAATTTTTATCCTTTTACTGCTGCCCATTCACCACTACTTTTAGATGAAGCTCATACCATGTTTGGGACTCTTGGAGACCCACGAGATGGTGCAGAGTTAATTTCTAGTTCATTTCTCTGTTCGACTTTGAAAGGATTAACCCGCTCCCCACGTCTAGCAAAATTTGATACTTCATTGCCATCAGGATGTCAGGGAATTTCTGTAGAAAATGTCTCAGCAGTGGTGATGCCAGAGAGTTCGGTAGGCAATATTCCCTTCTTTGCCTCTCTTGAGCAAAATATTCCAGTTATTCTGGTTCGGGATAATTACACTCAGTATGAAGTAACTCCTTCTATTCTGGGAATTGACCATGAACAGAGAAAAATTTACTACGTGAATAGTTACATGGAAGCTTCTGGGTTACTCCTGGCTTTACGGCATGGAATTGCCCCTGAGGCCACAACACGTCCTATGCCCCCAATAGAGCCAATTTTTCTTTAA
- a CDS encoding B12-binding domain-containing radical SAM protein: protein MRVLLVYPIFPKTFWSYEKILALVDRKVLLPPLGLVTVAAILPQEWEFKLVDRNIRAATEEEWAWADIVIFSAMIVQKQDLLDQIREAKQRGKLVALGGPYPTSTPHEVEAAGADFLILDEGELTLPMFVEAVQKGEKSGVFRATEKPDVTGTPIPRFDLLEFNAYDMMSVQFSRGCPFQCEFCDIIVLYGRKPRTKTPAQLLAELDYLYELGWRRGVFMVDDNFIGNKRNVKLLLKELKVWMAEHQYPFNFDTEASIDLAQDQEMMELMVDCGFKAVFLGIETPDEDSLQLTKKFQNTRSSLTESVETIIRTGLRPMAGFIIGFDGEKAGAGDRIVRFAELAAIPSTTFAMLQALPNTALWHRLTKEGRLRENKDGNINQTTLMNFIPTRPLEELAREYVEAFCALYDPVAYLDRTYRCFLMLGSPKWTAPAKTPEWVVIRALLIVIWRQGFKRETRWKFWHHFFSILKHNPKVIEQYVSTCAHIEHFMEYRQIVRDEIESQLAAYLAQGAEKPYVPVKAKAEAVVS, encoded by the coding sequence ATGCGTGTTTTGCTAGTTTATCCAATATTTCCCAAAACCTTTTGGTCTTATGAGAAAATTCTAGCGTTAGTGGATCGCAAGGTACTGTTACCACCTTTGGGTTTAGTCACAGTAGCGGCGATTTTACCCCAAGAGTGGGAATTTAAACTTGTAGATCGGAACATTCGCGCTGCAACCGAAGAAGAATGGGCATGGGCAGATATTGTCATTTTTTCTGCCATGATTGTCCAAAAACAAGATTTACTGGATCAAATTCGAGAAGCAAAACAGCGTGGTAAGCTTGTGGCGCTAGGTGGCCCCTATCCTACCTCTACACCCCATGAAGTCGAAGCAGCAGGAGCAGATTTCCTGATTCTCGATGAAGGGGAACTGACTTTACCCATGTTTGTGGAAGCGGTGCAGAAAGGTGAAAAATCTGGCGTTTTCCGCGCTACAGAGAAACCTGATGTCACTGGTACACCTATTCCCCGCTTTGATTTATTAGAATTTAATGCCTATGATATGATGTCTGTGCAGTTTTCGCGGGGTTGTCCCTTCCAGTGCGAATTTTGCGACATCATTGTATTATATGGACGCAAACCCCGTACCAAGACACCTGCACAACTTTTAGCAGAATTAGATTATCTCTATGAGTTGGGTTGGCGACGTGGTGTGTTTATGGTAGATGATAACTTTATTGGCAACAAACGCAATGTCAAATTGTTGCTAAAAGAGTTAAAAGTCTGGATGGCAGAACATCAATATCCTTTCAATTTTGATACAGAAGCTTCTATCGACTTGGCACAAGACCAAGAAATGATGGAGTTGATGGTTGATTGTGGATTTAAAGCTGTATTTTTGGGTATTGAAACCCCTGATGAAGATAGCTTACAACTCACGAAGAAATTCCAAAATACTCGCAGTTCTTTAACTGAGTCTGTAGAAACAATCATTAGAACTGGACTGCGGCCAATGGCTGGGTTTATTATTGGTTTTGATGGTGAAAAAGCTGGTGCAGGCGATCGCATCGTCAGATTCGCAGAACTAGCCGCTATCCCTTCCACCACCTTTGCCATGTTACAGGCACTACCCAACACCGCGCTGTGGCATCGTCTCACAAAAGAAGGCAGACTGAGGGAAAATAAAGACGGGAACATCAACCAAACCACGTTGATGAACTTCATTCCCACCCGTCCCCTGGAAGAACTTGCGAGGGAATATGTCGAAGCTTTCTGTGCTTTATATGATCCTGTCGCATATTTAGATCGCACCTATCGTTGTTTCCTGATGTTGGGTTCTCCCAAATGGACAGCACCAGCTAAAACCCCAGAATGGGTAGTTATCAGAGCATTGCTAATTGTGATTTGGCGACAAGGTTTTAAAAGAGAAACCCGCTGGAAATTCTGGCATCACTTCTTTAGCATTCTCAAGCATAACCCCAAAGTTATCGAACAGTACGTTTCTACCTGCGCTCACATTGAGCATTTTATGGAATATCGGCAAATTGTGCGTGATGAAATAGAAAGCCAATTAGCCGCATATTTAGCCCAAGGTGCAGAAAAACCTTATGTACCAGTGAAGGCAAAAGCAGAAGCAGTAGTTAGCTAA
- a CDS encoding S1 RNA-binding domain protein has product MDITSWENIKSKYKLGQFVLGKVEFHTPFGVFVNIDESLVKGLIKIPDFLDEGGMSPEMYPEIGTTIGAVVVGYNESNCREVYLSAKPSVLHKALVPLNIPALAG; this is encoded by the coding sequence ATGGATATTACAAGTTGGGAAAATATTAAATCTAAGTATAAGCTAGGTCAGTTTGTTCTGGGAAAAGTAGAATTTCATACACCTTTTGGCGTTTTTGTCAATATTGATGAGTCTCTGGTTAAGGGGTTGATCAAAATCCCTGACTTTTTAGATGAAGGGGGGATGAGTCCAGAAATGTATCCAGAAATTGGTACAACTATAGGCGCGGTTGTGGTTGGATATAACGAGAGTAATTGCCGCGAGGTGTATTTAAGTGCAAAACCTAGTGTACTGCATAAAGCTCTTGTACCCCTGAATATTCCTGCTTTAGCTGGTTAG